One part of the Hippopotamus amphibius kiboko isolate mHipAmp2 chromosome 14, mHipAmp2.hap2, whole genome shotgun sequence genome encodes these proteins:
- the LOC130835467 gene encoding translocon-associated protein subunit alpha-like: MRPLPRLLLLLLLLLFPAALLLRGGPGGSLAAAEDLTEDEETVEDSIIEDEDDEAEVEEDEPTDLAEDKEEEDLSGEPEASPSADTTILFVKGEDFPANNIVKFLVGFTNKGTEDFIVESLDASFRYPQDYQFYIQNFTALPLNTVVPPQRQATFEYSFIPAEPMGGRPFGLVINLNYKDLNGNVFQDAVFNQTVTIIEREDGLDGETIFMYMFLAGLGLLVVVGLHQLLESRKRKRPIQKVEMGTSSQNDVDMSWIPQETLNQINKASPRRLPRKRAQKRSVGSDE, from the coding sequence ATGAGGCCCCTCCCccgcctgctgctgctgctgctgctgctgctgttcccCGCCGCCCTGCTGCTCCGCGGCGGCCCTGGAGGCTCATTGGCAGCGGCTGAAGATCTTACAGAAGATGAAGAAACAGTGGAAGATTCTATAATTGAAGATGAAGACGATGAAGCAGAGGTGGAAGAAGATGAACCCACAGATTTGGCTGAAGATAAAGAGGAAGAAGATTTATCTGGTGAACCGGAAGCTTCACCAAGTGCAGATACAACCATCCTGTTTGTGAAAGGAGAAGATTTTCCAGCAAATAACATTGTGAAGTTCCTGGTAGGCTTTACAAACAAGGGTACAGAAGATTTTATCGTTGAATCTCTAGACGCTTCATTTCGTTATCCTCAGGACTACCAGTTTTATATCCAGAATTTCACAGCTCTTCCTCTGAACACTGTAGTGCCGCCCCAGAGACAGGCGACTTTCGAGTACTCCTTCATTCCTGCAGAGCCCATGGGTGGGCGGCCCTTTGGTCTGGTCATCAACCTGAACTACAAAGATTTGAATGGCAATGTTTTTCAAGATGCTGTCTTCAATCAAACAGTTACAATTATTGAGAGAGAAGATGGGTTAGATGGAGAAACAATCTTCATGTACATGTTCCTTGCTGGTCTTGGGCTCTTGGTTGTTGTCGGCCTCCATCAGCTCCTGGAGTCTAGGAAGCGCAAGAGGCCCATACAGAAGGTAGAGATGGGTACATCAAGTCAGAATGATGTTGATATGAGCTGGATTCCTCAGGAAACTTTGAATCAGATCAATAAAGCTTCACCAAGAAGGTTGCCCAGGAAACGGGCACAGAAGCGATCGGTGGGATCCGATGAGTAA